In the genome of Petrotoga olearia DSM 13574, one region contains:
- a CDS encoding ComF family protein, with amino-acid sequence MTTVFEPHCMVCEKPIVFGELICHNCRGNLYSPSLSEGDFKVYHYGKYQYPLSNLIIEFKYHSHPKIASLLGNMLAKFFIDLKFPELNYTVSYVPSNYSSIYEKGFVPAHLIAQHFSDLLGFPLINLFSSKTHKRQAQLNYRKRNENVKNKIKLLQTPPKNIIIIDDVYTTGASMNEAGNLLINKCDVLIGITVAKAYRYSLNNSL; translated from the coding sequence ATGACCACAGTTTTTGAACCTCATTGCATGGTTTGTGAAAAACCTATAGTTTTTGGAGAACTTATTTGCCACAATTGTAGAGGAAATCTTTATTCACCTTCTCTCTCAGAAGGTGATTTTAAAGTTTATCATTATGGTAAATACCAGTATCCTTTGTCAAACTTAATAATCGAATTCAAATATCATTCACATCCTAAGATTGCCAGTCTTTTGGGGAATATGCTCGCAAAGTTTTTTATTGATTTAAAATTTCCTGAACTAAATTATACCGTTTCATACGTGCCTTCAAATTACTCAAGTATTTATGAAAAAGGATTTGTACCTGCTCACTTAATTGCTCAGCATTTTTCTGACCTTTTAGGTTTCCCTTTAATAAATCTCTTTTCCTCAAAAACTCATAAAAGGCAAGCCCAATTGAATTATCGAAAGAGAAATGAAAACGTTAAAAATAAGATAAAATTACTACAAACTCCTCCTAAGAATATTATAATTATAGATGATGTGTATACTACAGGGGCTTCAATGAACGAGGCGGGTAATTTGCTCATCAATAAATGTGATGTTTTAATAGGCATTACTGTAGCAAAAGCTTATAGATATTCTCTTAATAATTCTTTATAA
- a CDS encoding HEAT repeat domain-containing protein has protein sequence MANEIIETYKILEERIKSENIQIYFDMLDSPYPSFKSKAIQELTKQKIDVPKIKKFLKDPDKNVRFSAYRYLDKMGVLDENSIKEALKDISANIRKEATISYIQMGIKPIEFILEFTEDPDPVVRYQLISTFLEFYPEDSEKIISKMKNDPYVKIKQLISALENISETLKSEQVDKSVKVMALRRFYEREDAYTFFNSLKETYFDCNNETKGIIIKFFSGLPCEIINKFIEKIIQEEKDIHILQLAANTSKKVCGIDSIPTWLIDQLVNSEEAKVVKFGLKLATEKEDMGYVEFCRDLLSAVDDDLVIGASDYLIYFQDYMLKDYVPNFLNSLSSKRIREGLKIIRKLKLDNFIEDVSLIALNKMYPISLRKAAVNLLKFFKAKDYWEIPNQILKDPYENGNLKLAALNALLRLNAEMVVNF, from the coding sequence ATGGCCAATGAAATAATCGAAACCTATAAGATTTTAGAAGAAAGAATAAAATCAGAGAATATTCAAATTTACTTTGATATGTTGGATTCTCCTTATCCTTCTTTTAAATCCAAAGCTATTCAAGAATTAACAAAACAAAAAATTGATGTTCCAAAAATAAAAAAATTTTTAAAAGATCCCGATAAAAACGTCAGATTTTCTGCATATAGGTACTTAGATAAAATGGGTGTTTTGGATGAAAATTCTATAAAAGAGGCTTTGAAAGACATTTCCGCAAACATTAGAAAAGAAGCAACTATCAGCTACATTCAAATGGGTATAAAACCAATAGAATTTATTTTGGAGTTTACTGAAGATCCTGATCCAGTGGTTAGATATCAACTGATATCCACATTTTTGGAATTCTACCCTGAAGATTCAGAAAAGATTATTAGTAAAATGAAAAATGATCCCTACGTTAAGATAAAACAATTGATTTCAGCTTTGGAGAACATCTCTGAAACCTTAAAATCCGAACAAGTAGATAAAAGCGTTAAAGTTATGGCACTAAGAAGATTCTATGAAAGGGAAGATGCATATACCTTTTTTAATTCACTAAAAGAAACATACTTTGATTGCAACAATGAAACTAAAGGTATAATAATAAAATTCTTTTCAGGTTTACCGTGTGAAATTATTAATAAATTCATAGAAAAAATCATTCAAGAAGAAAAAGATATCCACATTCTTCAACTGGCTGCAAATACGTCAAAGAAAGTTTGTGGAATTGATTCTATTCCTACCTGGTTGATCGACCAATTGGTGAACAGTGAAGAGGCAAAAGTCGTAAAGTTTGGATTAAAATTAGCTACTGAAAAGGAAGATATGGGTTATGTGGAATTTTGTAGGGACTTGTTATCTGCTGTAGATGATGACTTAGTAATCGGAGCAAGTGACTATCTCATTTATTTTCAAGACTATATGCTTAAAGATTACGTGCCTAACTTTCTCAATTCATTATCTTCCAAACGAATAAGGGAAGGATTAAAAATAATAAGAAAATTAAAATTAGATAATTTTATAGAAGATGTATCATTAATCGCTCTCAACAAAATGTATCCTATTTCCTTAAGAAAAGCTGCCGTCAACCTACTGAAATTTTTTAAGGCCAAAGATTATTGGGAAATCCCAAATCAAATACTTAAAGACCCTTACGAAAACGGCAATTTAAAACTTGCTGCGTTAAATGCTCTACTACGTTTAAATGCGGAGATGGTAGTAAATTTTTAA
- a CDS encoding patatin-like phospholipase family protein, translated as MNLVMGGSFEGFYWESGVLEFITKKEKDLNLYTSGLGSLKGLFYSLHGVNFFGRLKDFIYEKNNPLGEIITSTELYNSRYAQTTALIRLGRGKMSLYNPDNLKTFLEDYFGNQTLSSLGKNISFEVFELKSRKAITLKNNTRIVDMLMMELAFPPYYSYYEYQGGFFIPTSYISFVPQKFPKDAVIISFDPILTYPYPKNTVEILLKVSYSRTLKNYRLLTEGFNTIEPQKRLKNYFNMSAFFEGQNQANVFLEAKV; from the coding sequence TTGAACTTAGTAATGGGAGGATCTTTTGAAGGCTTTTATTGGGAGTCTGGTGTTTTAGAGTTTATAACAAAAAAAGAAAAAGATTTAAACTTATATACTTCTGGTCTGGGTAGTTTAAAAGGATTATTTTATTCTTTGCATGGAGTAAATTTTTTCGGTCGTTTAAAAGATTTCATATATGAAAAAAATAATCCCCTAGGTGAGATAATTACCTCCACCGAATTATACAACAGTAGATATGCTCAAACAACTGCATTGATAAGATTGGGAAGAGGGAAAATGTCCCTTTACAATCCAGATAATTTAAAAACGTTTTTGGAAGATTATTTTGGTAATCAAACACTTTCTTCACTTGGAAAAAATATTAGTTTTGAAGTCTTTGAACTTAAAAGTAGAAAAGCAATCACGTTGAAGAATAATACAAGAATTGTCGATATGTTAATGATGGAATTAGCGTTTCCACCTTATTATAGTTATTATGAATATCAAGGCGGGTTTTTTATTCCAACTTCATATATTTCTTTTGTTCCTCAAAAATTCCCTAAAGATGCAGTAATAATTTCTTTTGATCCTATTTTAACTTATCCATATCCAAAAAATACCGTTGAAATTCTTTTAAAAGTCTCTTATTCCAGAACGTTAAAAAACTATCGTTTATTAACTGAAGGTTTTAATACCATTGAACCCCAAAAACGATTAAAAAATTATTTTAATATGTCCGCTTTTTTTGAAGGTCAAAATCAAGCTAATGTTTTTTTGGAGGCCAAAGTATGA
- a CDS encoding LptA/OstA family protein: protein MKRFTVFFLILIIINTFIFSAQINVKADEVKGEESRYILKNNVLIQKEDLSILTDFATITLINDEWRKVTTNNVYITAETFEATSTSMDFDLQTEKGTLLGNVLAKIFTEESEIEINSDELQIDNNNKKYEGSSEDLVLIKKEDYIINAKTFVFVENENMLTLSQNVHIINSVKKIDMTSTYATFNTQTNDIEAQAVSLTLEVSEEE from the coding sequence ATGAAGCGTTTTACTGTATTTTTTTTAATACTTATTATAATAAATACGTTTATTTTTTCTGCACAAATAAATGTAAAAGCAGATGAAGTTAAAGGGGAAGAAAGTAGGTACATATTGAAAAACAATGTTCTTATACAAAAAGAGGATCTTTCTATTTTAACTGATTTTGCCACCATTACTCTGATTAACGACGAATGGCGAAAAGTCACCACCAACAATGTTTATATTACAGCAGAAACTTTTGAAGCTACATCTACATCTATGGACTTTGACCTTCAAACTGAAAAGGGAACCCTTTTGGGGAATGTTTTAGCTAAGATTTTTACTGAAGAATCAGAGATTGAGATAAATTCTGACGAACTTCAAATAGATAACAATAACAAAAAATACGAAGGAAGTTCTGAAGATCTGGTTTTGATAAAAAAAGAAGATTATATAATAAACGCAAAAACCTTTGTTTTTGTCGAAAATGAAAACATGCTCACCCTTTCCCAAAATGTTCATATCATAAATTCTGTAAAAAAAATTGATATGACTTCAACCTATGCCACTTTCAATACCCAAACCAACGATATTGAGGCACAAGCGGTCAGTTTAACTTTGGAAGTATCAGAGGAGGAATAA